The Pantoea phytobeneficialis genome has a segment encoding these proteins:
- the tsgA gene encoding MFS transporter TsgA, translating into MTNRNRIGLTWISFFSYALTGALVIVTGMVLDNIAQYFQLPISEMSNTFTFLNTGILVAVFLNAWLMVIVPLKRQLIFGFVLMVLAVFGLMTSHNLSVFSLCMFVLGVVSGITMSIGTFLITHLYDGRQRGSRLLFTDSFFSMAGTLFPIIAGILLARALPWYWVYACIGVIYIAIFVLALCVEFPVLKNNTETQAAEKEKWGIGVLFLSIAALCYILGQLGFISWVPEYATKTMGMDIAAAGQLVGNFWTAYMVGMWVFSFLLRFFDLQRILMVLAAIATVLMYWFVSTNDANMLHWIIMTLGFSSSAIYTTIITLGSLQTKASSPKLVNFILTCGTVGTMLTFVVTGPIVAKGGAHAALATANGLYAVVFVMCVLLGFVTKHRQHGHITH; encoded by the coding sequence ATGACAAACCGTAATCGTATTGGCCTTACCTGGATCAGCTTTTTCTCTTATGCGCTGACGGGCGCACTGGTGATTGTGACCGGGATGGTACTGGACAATATTGCACAGTATTTCCAGCTGCCGATCTCGGAAATGAGTAACACCTTCACCTTTCTCAATACCGGTATTCTGGTCGCGGTATTCCTTAACGCCTGGCTGATGGTGATTGTGCCGTTAAAACGTCAGTTGATCTTTGGCTTCGTGCTAATGGTACTGGCGGTGTTTGGTCTGATGACCAGCCACAACCTGTCGGTGTTCTCACTGTGCATGTTTGTGCTTGGTGTGGTGAGCGGCATTACCATGTCGATCGGCACCTTCCTCATTACCCATCTGTACGATGGTCGCCAGCGCGGTTCACGCCTGCTGTTTACTGATTCCTTCTTCAGCATGGCCGGTACGCTGTTCCCGATTATCGCTGGCATCCTGCTGGCGCGCGCCCTGCCGTGGTACTGGGTTTACGCCTGCATTGGCGTTATTTATATCGCCATCTTCGTGCTGGCGCTGTGCGTTGAGTTCCCGGTTTTGAAAAACAACACCGAAACGCAGGCGGCGGAAAAAGAGAAATGGGGTATCGGCGTGCTGTTCCTGTCGATTGCCGCGCTGTGCTACATCCTCGGCCAACTGGGCTTCATCTCCTGGGTGCCGGAATACGCCACCAAAACCATGGGGATGGATATCGCTGCTGCCGGCCAGTTAGTAGGTAACTTCTGGACCGCCTATATGGTCGGCATGTGGGTGTTCAGCTTCCTGCTGCGCTTCTTCGATCTGCAACGTATCCTGATGGTACTGGCGGCGATTGCCACCGTGTTGATGTACTGGTTTGTCAGCACCAATGACGCCAATATGCTGCACTGGATCATCATGACACTCGGCTTCAGCTCCAGCGCTATCTACACCACCATCATCACCCTGGGTTCACTGCAAACCAAAGCCTCATCACCGAAGCTGGTCAACTTTATCCTGACTTGCGGTACCGTCGGTACCATGTTGACCTTTGTGGTCACCGGTCCGATTGTGGCGAAAGGCGGTGCGCATGCGGCACTGGCGACTGCTAACGGCTTATACGCCGTGGTGTTTGTGATGTGTGTACTGCTCGGCTTTGTCACTAAACATCGCCAGCACGGCCATATTACGCACTAA
- a CDS encoding cytosine deaminase, translating to MAKTSLQWINNLRLPGQQGLWQIEIGQGKISRIVPQSAECSAQEGVLDAEGGLASAPFIEPHIHLDTTQTAGEPAWNQSGTLFEGIERWAERKALLSHDDVKQRAKQTLKWQIANGIQHVRTHVDVSDPTLTALQAMLEVKAEMAPWIDIQIVAFPQEGILSYPNGEALLEEALRLGADVVGAIPHYEFTREYGVESLHKAFALANRYDRLVDVHCDEIDDEQSRFVETVAALAHRDGMGGRVTASHTTAMHSYNNAYTSRLFRLLRLSGINFVANPLVNIHLQGRFDSYPKRRGITRVKELLEANINVCFGHDDVFDPWYPLGTASMLQVLHMGLHVCQLMGYEQIDAGLQLITTNSAKTMQLSGYGLEPGNDASLIILPAESGFDAVRRQVPVRYSLRKGELVAATEPASSEIYLGETEAVTFRR from the coding sequence ATGGCTAAGACGTCGCTGCAATGGATCAACAATCTGCGTTTACCCGGCCAGCAGGGGTTGTGGCAAATCGAAATCGGGCAGGGGAAAATTTCCCGTATTGTCCCACAATCGGCCGAGTGCAGCGCCCAGGAAGGTGTACTCGACGCCGAAGGCGGCCTGGCAAGCGCCCCCTTTATTGAACCGCATATCCATCTCGATACCACGCAAACCGCGGGTGAACCGGCGTGGAATCAATCCGGAACGCTGTTCGAAGGCATTGAACGCTGGGCCGAGCGTAAGGCTTTGCTGAGTCATGATGACGTAAAGCAGCGTGCAAAGCAGACGTTGAAATGGCAAATCGCTAACGGTATCCAGCATGTGCGTACCCATGTGGATGTTTCAGACCCGACGCTGACCGCGCTGCAAGCCATGCTGGAAGTGAAAGCGGAGATGGCGCCGTGGATTGATATCCAGATAGTCGCCTTTCCGCAGGAAGGTATTCTCTCTTATCCCAATGGCGAAGCCCTGCTGGAAGAGGCACTGCGCCTCGGCGCAGACGTGGTGGGAGCGATCCCCCATTACGAATTTACCCGTGAGTATGGCGTTGAGTCATTACACAAGGCCTTTGCGCTGGCGAATCGCTACGACCGGCTGGTGGATGTGCATTGCGATGAAATCGATGATGAGCAGTCGCGTTTTGTAGAAACCGTCGCGGCACTGGCTCATCGCGATGGCATGGGGGGCAGAGTGACCGCCAGTCATACCACGGCGATGCATTCCTACAACAATGCCTATACCTCACGTCTGTTCCGTCTGCTGCGCCTGTCAGGTATCAACTTTGTCGCCAACCCGTTGGTAAATATTCATTTGCAGGGCCGTTTTGACAGCTACCCCAAACGGCGCGGCATTACCCGGGTTAAGGAGTTGCTGGAGGCGAATATCAACGTCTGTTTTGGTCACGACGATGTGTTTGATCCCTGGTATCCGCTCGGTACCGCCAGCATGTTGCAGGTGCTGCATATGGGGCTGCATGTCTGCCAGTTGATGGGTTATGAACAGATTGATGCGGGGTTGCAGCTAATCACCACCAACAGCGCCAAAACCATGCAACTTAGCGGTTATGGCCTGGAGCCGGGTAATGATGCCAGCCTGATTATCCTGCCAGCCGAAAGCGGATTTGATGCGGTGCGACGTCAGGTGCCGGTGCGTTATTCGTTGCGTAAAGGCGAGCTGGTGGCAGCAACAGAGCCTGCAAGCAGTGAGATCTATCTGGGGGAAACGGAAGCGGTAACCTTTCGGCGTTGA